The stretch of DNA agccccccgctaagaacccggTTCTAAACTCCactggggtgcaatgtaaagctcttattttgaagacaaattcgacctgcttcactgttcacgacCAACTTCGTGCTTTACGTGTAGcggcctttaccttgctgcaaatgtgccgccttttctgtCTAAAagaggtttctgtctgtctgtctgtctgtctctcaaaccatcagacacaaatcaaattaaatcttTGTGTCACTGTTTTGTAGCGTAAATTGTGAGCCAGACACAGATTTAGAAGCTGTGTTCATGAAATAACCAAAGCCAGAACGCAACAGGTAGAGTGTTACAGTGAAAAGTTTCACGTTATAACGTGATCAGCAGGAGGGACACAGAGAGCTCCACGGGCCCGACATTATGCTGCGGCCTCCAATCAGACGGTCGGACTGTACAAACCTCCACAGTCAGCATGAAATGTCAATGACAGTATAAATATGTCAATGAAACTGAGACTATCCAGGTGGATTCATGGATTCACTTCTGCTCCCTTCACACAGCAACTTATCACGTTATAACATGatactgatttttattttttgttttctggtatacccagaaaacaaaagcaatacCCTCCAGTACATCTGTATATAAGTCTACTACAGtaaacaatttcaaatgtattgaGCAAGCtccatgtgtgtatgtcttccAACATTTCGGTGCACCGATAATGTTCGTGCCAGTAAcactcatttagtgcagtttttgtctctatgagatttcaaacacattctcctgaattcagttatatttgatattgaaacatcctactagtttttaaaattgatttacgattcatgctggtatgaagtcaatgtcgttctgatggtataatgtttttttctaattaagacatccattttggtggtttattaGATAATGCaccaaattattacattttcttgataaaaaaaagtgcaacacctgcattttgtaattactgacacaatatgtaagaacttaaaacaaaatgcggcaaagtttattacatattgcgttcaaaaattttattacaaaaagtGGCAGATCATTACAaaatgcggcgttattacataatgaattgaaaatgtattacattattacataatgaggCGTTATTACATAACGTGGCACTACAGATCCTCACAGTGCTTTCAGGcttctccaggtgagacagtgatctgtccaggaggaagatgatggcgTCGTCCACTCCGATGCCAGGTTCGTAGGCAAACTGGAGTGGGTCCATAAAAGGACTCACCAGAGGGCGAGGATGGACAAGGACCAGCCActccagggtcttcatcaggtgtgaaCTGAGAGCAACTGGTCTTTAGCTGTTAAAGTCTTCTGGGTGAGGGGTCTTTAGTACTGGTTCCACGCAGGAGGTTTTCCACAGCATTGGCAGCTTCAGGCTCATGTTGAAGATGTACTCCACACTTCTGCACAGCTGGTCTGCACAGGACTTGAGGAGCGTGGAGCTGATCCTGTCCGGACCCGTAGCCTTCTTCACCTTCAGAAGGGATTAGCAGCAGAGATGACTGGGCCAGGGGAGGGGCGGGTGTCTGGtcaaacctattgaagaatAGGTTCAGGTCGTACACCCACATCTGATGCCCGGGAGCCTGAGAGTCTGGTTTCCTCTGCCCTGAGATGGTTTTAAGGCTTTTCCAGACTCCACTGATgttgctctgctgcagctggtcctccatcttcctcctgtagctgttCTTCCACTCTCCGAtcttcttcctcagctcctTTATGTCAGGATTAATGCAGGGTTTGTTGTTTGAAAAACACTGTACAGTCGGAGTTATCCTGCACAGTTTGTGTAGTCTGCTATGTAGCCTGTTAAACTGTCAATGTCCTCCCCATGAGAAACACACAGTTGGTCCCACACTGTTGAGTTAAAGCAGTCCTTCGGagcctcctcagactcctcagtCCATGCCTTAACTGTGCAGGTGTCTGCTGGTTGCCTGTTGCCTGTCAGTGTTTAGAGCAGATCAGCTAGTGATCGGAGgggctggttcaaatcccagctcccccgggctgagctgagctgcatgtcgaagtgtcgttgagcaagatactgaaccccaaattgctcctgagggccctgcaatgagctggtTACCTGTCCaggtccagggtgtaccctgcctttgcccggagacagctgggactggctccagcaacaaaccccGCAAGCCCttaaaaaagggataaagcggtcaCAGATGATGACATTACATGACTTTAAGTTGGTAATTGGCTGAGGAGCTCAACTCACTGTATGTTGTATTCATCACCAAAAAGGCACTTATTATTGTAACTAACATTAAACGGGTAGTCCCAGAGCTATGGATAGCATAGTATTTGCTAATATAAGAAATATTGTTTTCCCAAGGTACCTGAGAAAACGAGCTTTGTTATCTCAAGACAACAATAACAATTTCTGAGATCTCGGGAAAACCTTTGCTATCCTGAGAAAACGAGATACGTTAACCgtttattacaaaaaacaaaaggtcaTTCTTAGGCTTAAAGTCGAGTGTTTTGTAATCAGCAGTGCTGTGCCAGCATGCATAGATGGTGTCTTGAAAAGTGCAGCAACTGATTTAAGCTGaataattatcataattataaATGCAGCAGACTATACCATCCTAACCGTACCATCAATTGAGTGGGATATCAATTCTACTAAATTATATACATGCTTTATAAGCTTGTACCATTCAAACACCCACCAATGTGAGTAGATCCTTTTCCCTAGACCAAAGAGAGGTTGGAGCCTATAACACCCAGTAACACCTCTGCTTTGATTTGATCACTCTATGTAATCctaatgtttttctctcctgattCTACACAGGATGGACAAATAAAGCATTTTAGCTGTTAAGACTGTTATGACCTTACTATTATTATCTCTCACAGACTTACATACATGGCAGAACTACCACTCTAGCCAGCTATTTCTCACAAGTGTCTCACTTTAAAAAGTCGGTTTGGAAACaagcacaaaataataatattacagttacacCTTCTCCCTACAGTAGCcataatgtaaatatattaatatcaaatcaatcaatcagtaaAACATGCAGCTGACTTTAGTTCATAAAAAGTTAATATGGTTTGCTTTGAAACTCCCAAACCCAACCaacagagcagtgtgtgtatgtcatgGTCCACTCTTTGATAATTGGTTGATTAATTATCTTGTTATCTCGAGAAAACATTTGCTATTCTGTGATAATGGCCAAATaactttttaattatatattattattatttaaaaaaaataacaattgaACGGATTATCACAGAAAAATGGAGGATATAATATGTTTGGTGGTTCATTggagtgggggtgggggtggtttACAACACCCATTTACATAATGCCTGAGTGCTGGTTTTTGAGAAAGGACATTTCAATTTGTTTGTCTGGCTTTAGTGGTTCTTTGCAGTGAAAAATTAAGGACTGACTGCTGCGTTTTCACTTCCATGTCTTTTGTGATCTCCCTCTGTCCTGCTTTCAGTCTCTATGCTGTGCCTGCTGCCTCAGGCAGTGCTGGCACGGTGGGCATGTGTTCGGGCCTGTCCGGTATCCTGCTCCTGCACACAGGAGAAGAGTTGCAGTGTCTTGTGTGACCGCTCTAGCCTGGCTGAGCTGCCCAAAGAGTTTCCCTGCGAGGCCTCTGCCATCAACCTGGAAAAGAACAGACTGAAGTTCCTGTCGGAGAGGGCGTTCGGCACCCTGCCCTCCCTCAAGTCTCTCTCTCTAGACCACAACAACATCTCTTTCATTACTCCTGGAGCCTTCAAGGTCAGATGAGcttttgtgcttgtgtttgtatcttttcttttcttagagaggggaagaaaaaatgAATGGTATGCTTTTAGGATTTTTTACTGATAAGGAAAATGAAGCTATTGTTTGTccctttttaatcatttgtatTGTATTTCTGTATCGCatttcttaaaaagaaaaagctaaatttTGGACAATATAATTGGGACTACATTGTTGTTGCTTAAGCCTTATTTTCTTGGCTACTGTTGACTGTCAGCTCATTTTGTTCTGTCTCAAGGATGCACATTCTctacattttaaatgcaaatattgCTTGCAACTGCCTcgatgtaaataaatgtatctcTAGTAATAATTATTGTCAGTCAATCCTAAcctggggcggctgtagctagcgggtagagcaggtcggccagtgatcggaaggtcgctggttcaaatcccagctcccccgggctgagctgagctgcatgtcaaagtgtccttgagcaagatactgaactgaaccccaaattgctcctgatgagctggcgacttgtccagggtgtaccctgcctttgCCCTGAGACAGCTGAGATTGGCTCCCGcaaccccttgaaaaagggattCATCTGTTACAGACAATGACGTGACAATCCTAACCTTCTTCTTCTGGATTTTGAGATTATTTAGTGTGGATAAGTCTGTTGCAACCACAAAACAATGGAGGTGATTAGAATTTAAATGGTGGTACTCACAAAAGTGAGTCTGGGATGGACTTTCCCTTTAAGTGGGATTGTATTTTGGTATGAACTGCCTAGTTCTCCTTTTCAAATATTCTTATGTCCAGATTCACAGATACATGGCTCAAATTTACATATAAATTCATTTTAACTTGGCTTAAGATAGCTGTAGTCTGGAATCTTGTAAATTAAATACTAGCTTGCAAAAGTATATATTCTAATCTGTACATCAACTCACAGCTGAACCTCTATCCTGCAGGGTCTCTCAAACTTAGTGGACCTGAAAATGGCGCACAACGAGTACATAAGTTATCTTCACACACGAACGTTCACAGGACTGAAGAAGCTGGTGCGCCTTGACTTGTCAGACTGTAACCTCTTCAACATCCCTGACCGTATCTTCATTGAGCAAACAGCGCTCAAGGAGCTGCTCTGCTTCCAAAACAACTTCAGGAGAATCCCTGGAGCCATCAGAGGCATGGAGAACCTGACTCACATTTATCTGGAGAGGAACAAGATAGAGGCGGTGGCCTACAACTCCCTGCTGGGCCTGGGTAGTCTCAGGTAAGTCACATCCTGGAAGTTGATTATGTTTAGCTAACTTACTGGCAATCAGATGACAATCATCTCATATAGCTATCAGCATGAGATAATTTGCCAATGGTATAACTATTTGTAAAGGCGACAGGTATTGTTTTGTGATTAATAATTATAAACAACACATAGTGGGCTAACTACTTATTCTCATGTGGTAGCCAGCTAGTCAATATAGTAAATAGCCCTGATCTAGGAACATGATGCTATCATCCTCTTAAATATGGACTTCTCAGTGACTCAAAGGCTTATAAGGCTTTTTGGGGCACcatggctcaggtggtagagcagGTTTGCCAATGTTCGGAGGGTCAGCGGTTTGATCCCTTGCCACTTATGTCATGGTCGTTGTGTCATTgagcaagacacttcacccaccttgcctcgtgtgaatgtgtctgactgctgtatgtttgaggtgatGGTTGGTAGCTAGGTAGTAGGcactgaatggcagccacgcttccattagtctgccccagggcagctgtggctactaccacctccagtatgactgtgtgtgaatggatgGAACCTGGAACTCTGTCAGGCGCTTTGGGTCtcttgaaaagcgccatacaaatccaatccatcatcatcattatacaTTTGtctggaaaaaatgaaaacatgacctAAGTAAACCTTTCTGGGTGACTTTTAAGGAGGGGACCATTGGACCATACTGATtagatcagatcagattacAGGAAATACTTTTACTTAGATAATATTACGGTCCCTTATAGCATGCAAAGCAAACTAAATCAAATATGTCTCACTGACTTCAGAGCACTGCTTTGCTCTGCCACTGCTGGTGGATATACTACAACCACTACTACAATAATACCACTGAATCAAATAGATGAGACAGTCTCCTTTTCCAACTTGGAAATAGATTTTACAGACAATAGTACACATTGACAGGGCATGCTGTGGCGTGAAAGGAGTTTCAGCATCAAAGGTTCCAGAAGTCAAAGTCCCGTTTTGTTTCTGTGCAGACAGtctcactcagtgcgtttacatgacacttaAGAAAACtaaattactgggttagtccgactatgatgggatctttaagatgcatgtatacaccttagtctgactaaaatcggaccggatcggatttctcatagctGAATTAAagcacctagattattcgattgatagtcacattactcctgcatgtatatgtttcatcagatcggatcggattttgcgttctgtgcaggcgcgagattttttcccACCGTCACAGGTAGTGAAAATATAAAGAGAGAAATCATCTGCAACCATGCACTTGGGAAGAGTTTGAGTAATTATTTTGTACTCAATTGCAAGAAGGCTCCCGTCCTACAGCTAATTTATTACCATCCTCCATCTTTTGTATTTTGGCTTTTGTGGTCTCCATACAACCTGATTTAGTTGCTCAATGAAAGGCTTATTGTGATTATCTCTGTCTTCTTATATCAGGTACCTGAACCTTCAGGAAAACCGCATCAACGTGATCCATGATCAGGCCTTCCAGGACCTTGTGCGGCTAGAGAACTTCTACCTCAATGACAACTTGTTGTCTGATCTACCCCGGAATGCCTTCAAGGGGCTCAGCCGCCTAAAGATGCTCAACCTTGGGGGTAACCAGTTAACCAATGTGTCCAAGACCTGGTTTAGTGACCTGGTGGAGCTGGAGGTCCTGTACCTGGACAGAAACCAGGTGCTATACATCGAGGAGGGCACCTTTGAGAACCTGACCAGCCTGATCACGCTCCACTTGAACAGCAACAACCTCACCACCCTCCCCTTCCCTGTTTTTCAGCCCATCTACTTCCTGGGTCGCCTCTACCTCTTCCGAAACCCTTGGGAGTGTGACTGCTCCCTTGAGTGGCTGAAAGAGTGGATGGAAAACTACAAGCTGGTGAGGGACATTCCCTGTGCCTCACCTTCATCTGTCACAGGGCTAGATCTTAGTGAGGTGAACTTTGCTAAGGTGAACAGCACGTGTGTAGACCCTGCAGAGCTAAACCTGACCACGGCCTCCTCTGAGATCATCTCCACCACGGAGAACCGCTTCAAAAGCCTCATTTCCAAGCTGCTCCAGCAGGAGCTCCGAGAGGAAATGGGGAACAGTACAGAGAGCCTCCGCAACGGGACACTGCTGGAGCCAGAGGATgggcagctctctgcaggtgtcAGAGGCCAATGGGCCATGGCAAACCAATCACTTATCTGTTTCCTTACAGCAGTGTGGCTCATTGTTGGTCTGACTGGCCAGTCAGTGGATAATTTCTGTCTCTCTTGCACATGAGAATCAATGAAGTAGGGTTTGCTTCCTGACCCACAGAAACAAGGAGTAACTTTTCAATTTGCAGATGGGATAAAAGATGTTATCCAAGAAAGAACCAAGGGAATACTCATCCTTGCATGTGTTgttactggtgtgagtctgcCCTGCAAAacataggatttttttttctgttgaaatGCAAGTGTGGTCAGTTGAATATTTTCGGCTTCAGAAACAAGACTGACATTGACATGGCAGCATTTATCATGATATGAGATGTCAAAATATAATAATCTATGATATTTATAGATTACTTATATTAGAGAAAGTGCAGCTACATGCCTGATACATATCTTCTCCTGGTTCATAAACAGCTATGATAAAGCTGTATGGTTGCTGGATTATGTTTCTGCAATTACAGAGACGGGTGTTGATTTCAAACTGTGGATTACTGTGGTGACGTGGTGAAAATGTATATGTGAACCTCCACCTTTTGTTGAAAAATCCTCCATTTTAATTAATATCATGTAAAACTCAAAGCATTAGAGTCTGTTACaagtgtatttttgtattttcattcacATCTATGTGTTAAATTAAAGGAGATTAGAACTCCTGTAGTTATCTCCTAAGCAGATGTCCTCATTGCTTATTTCTATTCATTCAACTCTAAATGTAGCTTCTACAGCTTTTCTATAAATGCATTAATCTTCTTGCATGTGGCTCAGTGTTGTTGCTGCCTCTATATGCTACACCATAATGGAGGAACATTGTCATTGCTTTTGCCTCCTTTGCCGGACTGTTTTCCTCTTATGGGCATGATCTTTCTCTGTACAGTGACCGTGGCGGGTGTGATTGCCGTATGTCAGGTTGTGGATGGGGGAGGGAATCAGGTCAAAGCATGTCATCTCTGTTGGGGATAACAAACATTACTTTGCAGTATGCAAAATGTGATGTAAATCAACATGTTAATTTAAATGCAAAGTTTAGAATCTATTTCAGGTTATGTGCACTGATGTTCTTCTCTGTTTAGCTGAAAAAGAATATCCCCGTTGTATCACCAGCCACTGCTTTCTCTTCACCCTGGTCAATGTAAGTAGTTTGGCCAGACAGCCAGTGATCTGATTCAGTGCTGTTTTTAGACAAAATGCTCTgtcacatcatttatttttctaaataaaaaaaattgctgtTGAACTTTCGACATTACTTCTCAGTGTTCCTCTCACTCCTTCTAAATAGACTCTTCAGCTAAGGAGTCAACCTGTTTCAGCAGTGAACACCAGTTAATCTGCACACTGGCCTTTTGGCTCTTTAATGTGGGATTAGGCTGGGACTAAGACAAATGGGGTGGCTGGATGCTGCATCTCACCCCTCTCATTTACCATCATTTACAGCTGTCCCTGTGCTGTTATCCTGGATCTCTGCACAGATGTAATAGAGGATAAGTACATGCAAAATGTCTGTAATTTATCTGGGCCAAAGTTGAAATGAGAGGTATTATAGTAGAGCAACTGTTGTCTCTGCAGTAGCTGGTATACATTTTACGCTTATGCTTTAGGAAAATCCAATAACACTTAATTTTACAGGTCCAGTAATTTCCTAATAAGTTTCTAGGAAACATCCCAGAGCAAGCCAGGAAAGAATTAGAGCTGGTGGTCCACATATTGGAAGGGTGGTGGTTTGATCCCCTATTAGTGCAGCAGATTGGTAAAATAATCGttcactttggtatacaagcatgaaatttggcacagataaatcaaatcaattttatttatatagcccaaaatcacaatcacattgcctcagtgggctttacaatctgtacagtgaacaacatcctctgtccttagaccctcgattcgagtgaggaaaaacttcacatgttgatggaaaaaaaaccttttaacagggtaaaaaaaacaatggaagaaacctcaggaagagccacagaggagggatccctcttccaggacggacagacatgcaatagatgttgtgtgtacagaaaagagcaacaattcacagtttacaggtacatcgacagaagatctgatacaagttatgcaatgttagtggaaccaggagacgaccgagcaggacgaggcatcaccaagtggagcccgagccagacgacctcctgtccaccatgttgacctggaagagggcaggccacacaagatcattagtaacagacagagagaggcatcaagatttacagaaataaagatatgaggagatagtgaaacagaggagagcaatgatccaggagagcccggggtgtgacgatccagatcagtcagtatttcaaggcagcaggagcccggaaatggtggatggtcccaggggcccgtggtccatcagaagggagcctgaaagaaagaggggaggaggaggaagagaagtaggagagagaagaggaggggaggagaaagctatagagagtgacacagcttgcagcttgtgggaacagaaaacaaaaacaaaggttagagaaatgcagtatttatcagaataaacagattgttttctcttcggcagcacagtgtaactctagaagtataggaactcattgagactgacaccgacccactgaagaagcttacagttgatatcagggctaattaaaggctaaatcgaagaagtgagttttgagtttagatttaaaggcgtcaacagagccagattgtctgatgtcagctgggaggttattccagaggaaaggagcccgataggaaaaagccctgcagccagctgacttctttttgatcctgggaaccatcaggagccctgaagtTTGAGAGCGTAgtgcccgagttggaatatatggtttaatgagatctgacatgtacaacggggcaaggccgtgtacagttttgtatgtcatcagcagcaccttaaagtctgatcttagatgcactgggagccagtgcagagatgctaagattggtgtaatatgatcaaattttcttgtacgtgttaagactctggctgcagcattctgaaccatttgaagaCTTTTGGTGCTCTCgcgtggaagacctgaaaataaggcattgcagtaatcaagcctagacgaaacaaaggcatgagTCAGGATTTCTGCATccgcggtggacaggaaggacctaattttagctatattgcgcaggtggtagaaggcgatcttggtaatttctttgatgtgttgatcaaaggagagtgtagaatcaaaagtaacacctagattcttgacggttgagctttgagaaataacacagttgtcgagagttacgatcacctggtcaacatggtgtctctgtttggcgggggcgatgaccagcatctcagttttttccgaatttaggagcaggaagttttctgacatccacttcttcactgcatataggcaggcCTCTAGCTTCATGATTTgcgatttgtcatcagcttttaagggcacatacagctgagtgtcatccgcatagcagtggaaatgtattccatagctccgAATAATTTGGCCGAGATACTCTCTAAGGACCACTCTTTTGGAAAAAGGAGttggccactcaaaaattcaatatggcggccatttttcaagatggccaccatttctattcaatgcttattatatcaattattcaaacagtgatccaagcataaaatttgatacaaatactctctaaaggacatgttaatggaaaaaggtgCTTGTCCTgtaaaaattcaagatggccaccatttttaaagatggccaCCGTTCCTGttgaatattaattatttcaattgttcaaatggtgatgcAAGCATAAAATTAGGCAGAAATACTCTTCAAGGAACATGTTGCTTGCTAATGCTTATTATATCAGCTTAgtaatcaattattcaaacagtgatccaagcataaaatttgatacaaatactctctaaaggacatgttaatggaaaaagatgcttgtccctcaaaaattcaggatggtgaccattttcaaaatggccaccatttctgtcaaatagtcataatgtctgctttgtctgcctcctctcctttgaccTGTCCGACTTAGTTAAACTTGCcagggatataaaatccccGCTGGCATAGCGCTCAGGTTTATTGGAGTACACAAGCCTCTCCACCACGGCAAGGtgcagtccacagagaggaagggccaGTCTTAGAAAAAGGAAGTGGTCAGTAAAAATTCaggatggaaaccatttttcaagatggctgccattccTGTCCTATGTTCATCGCCACTGTTTCCAAATAGTGATACAGAAAGTATGCCACAAATACTCTGTTAAGGCCACTTTTTGGAGAAATTggatggccaataaaaaattcaagatggagaccTTTTCCAAGATGGCCGTCATTTCAGTagtatgcacacatgcatgttagCAAAAATACTCTAACAgccacacttttagaaaaaggcaTTCGCAAAAATTAAAGattcatttttcaagatgggTGTTGCTTTAATAGTGTACTCTGTTGGAACTGAGTTAAAAGgaaggattgaaaaaaaaacacaagttctattcacatttttaccagctcaaAGGCCTTGTGGTTAGAGTGTCCAACCTGAGATTGAGAGGTTGTGCCCTGCCGAGTCAAAATAAAGACTGTTAAAAATGGTAGCCAATGCCTCCCTGCTTGGCAGTCAGCAAGTGTTGTATTGGGGGCAACATATCCAGGAAGGTGTACATATACATCATGGTCCAGAATCTGGAAATTGGCTCTTGGCCCACCTCAAGgctacttacttacttactattTGCAATTGCAAGTGAAACCcaatctaaaacatttgcatcttccaCGGCACTCTGATTTGCAGCCACACATGGCTAGTTGTTCACAACTTTGTCCAATTGGTGCATATGCTGTCCAGAAGACCCCCCATTGTTCACCAAGCTTTTTCCATCCCcagtcagcaggactctctGCTTCTGGCTGACACTGGGATGCTTGACCTCATATGCAGCCTGCCTGATATGCAGCATGTTTAGTGTGttgaagcagagctgctcttgttgGAGGAATGGCTTCATATGGCCTCTGCTTTCGGGCAAACATGTCAAGTCTAGCCTCATCTACACTAACAGCTGTGCTTGATCAATCATACAGCAGGACCACGAACTTCTCAAGGATCTCCAGGTCACTATCAGTCAGAACAGGAGGGTATTGACTTAGTttgctgaagatgagagaggcctcagGGAAAATGTCCCAGGTTTTCCAGGCACCTCAATCATAGACATAGTACACATTCAGGTATGGGATACAACTAGGTTTGGGTCACCTACACCTAGCCTGATCATTCATCTAGTATCATTT from Sparus aurata chromosome 9, fSpaAur1.1, whole genome shotgun sequence encodes:
- the nyx gene encoding nyctalopin, giving the protein MTVITFTVSMLCLLPQAVLARWACVRACPVSCSCTQEKSCSVLCDRSSLAELPKEFPCEASAINLEKNRLKFLSERAFGTLPSLKSLSLDHNNISFITPGAFKGLSNLVDLKMAHNEYISYLHTRTFTGLKKLVRLDLSDCNLFNIPDRIFIEQTALKELLCFQNNFRRIPGAIRGMENLTHIYLERNKIEAVAYNSLLGLGSLRYLNLQENRINVIHDQAFQDLVRLENFYLNDNLLSDLPRNAFKGLSRLKMLNLGGNQLTNVSKTWFSDLVELEVLYLDRNQVLYIEEGTFENLTSLITLHLNSNNLTTLPFPVFQPIYFLGRLYLFRNPWECDCSLEWLKEWMENYKLVRDIPCASPSSVTGLDLSEVNFAKVNSTCVDPAELNLTTASSEIISTTENRFKSLISKLLQQELREEMGNSTESLRNGTLLEPEDGQLSAGVRGQWAMANQSLICFLTAVWLIVGLTGQSVDNFCLSCT